In a single window of the Carassius gibelio isolate Cgi1373 ecotype wild population from Czech Republic chromosome A12, carGib1.2-hapl.c, whole genome shotgun sequence genome:
- the LOC128025765 gene encoding adhesion G protein-coupled receptor A1-like — translation MDLKRVLSFPPYPGDYLHPVVYACTAVMLLCLLISIMTYIVHHSIIRISRKGWHMLLNFLFHTAMTFGVFAGGINQIKFPVICQVVGIILHYSSLSSMLWLLFTARNICMEVSKAPPIPQDRDLPHQPRPKATIFRFYLVSGGIPLIIVGVTAAVSLDNYGSRDDAPYCWMALEPSLGGFYGPTAFLVLVMCIYFLWTFVQLKQHPERKYELKAMTEEQQRLALAEIRHCHAISGEPGEHGDHTGCTAITASMLANEHSFKAQLRATAFTLFLFLATWVFGALAISQGHFLDMIFSCLYGAFSVTLGLFLLIQHCAKRDDVWHRWWACCPNKPKVEVNGEAAGNATPPTLSHSHNPSHGQNQIHCQIDSSCLGKPLLSPHLHSPLPHCKLDTLPSTQNHTSTCCATLHSPSSLTTLPQTLPDELPRPTLPLQSCLKDRSKSRSFNRPRPCLRDYSYHMTSTSMDGSVHSSHLDSPHSVQLDNPLTCHMSHMDTQLSCHSPHLDNQLRCPSPSPHLENLASHGLHDSLSCHSAHLDSQLSCHRHMCCAKADPFSSICCHKADPFVSPCQAEDPDTGLLMYSCTKMADKEDETMLHLDITPPKVTLSCSQATLSRKGTLSRRGTLSRNNSQQEDYVLTSDSTGNIRTGPWKNETTV, via the exons ATG GATTTAAAGAGGGTGCTGTCCTTTCCTCCATATCCAGGGGATTATTTGCACCCAGTGGTATATGCCTGCACTGCAGTGATGCTGCTCTGCCTGCTGATTTCTATCATGACATACATTGTACACCACAG caTAATCCGAATCAGCAGGAAAGGATGGCACATGCTCCTCAACTTCCTCTTCCACACTGCCATGACGTTTGGGGTGTTTGCAGGAGGCATCAACCAGATCAAGTTCCCTGTGATCTGTCAAGTG GTTGGCATTATCTTGCACTACTCCTCCCTTTCTAGCATGCTATGGCTGCTCTTCACTGCCAGGAATATTTGTATGGAGGTGTCCAAGGCTCCACCCATACCTCAGGACCGGGACCTTCCCCACCAGCCACGCCCTAAAGCCACCATTTTCAG GTTTTATCTGGTCAGTGGTGGAATCCCTCTAATCATAGTGGGTGTTACGGCTGCTGTTAGCTTGGATAACTACGGTAGCAGAGATGATGCCCCTTA CTGTTGGATGGCCTTGGAGCCCAGTCTAGGTGGCTTTTATGGACCCACTGCCTTTTTGGTCTTGGTAATGTGCATCTACTTTCTGTGGACATTCGTGCAGCTTAAGCAGCACCCGGAGCGCAAGTATGAGCTCAAGGCTATGACCGAAGAACAGCAGCGTTTAGCATTAGCTGAAATCAGGCACTGTCACGCCATCAGCGGAGAGCCAGGTGAGCATGGTGATCACACTGGCTGCACAGCCATCACAGCCTCCATGTTGGCCAATGAACACTCTTTCAAAGCTCAGCTGAGGGCCACAGCCTTTACGCTGTTCCTCTTCCTGGCCACCTGGGTTTTCGGAGCACTGGCCATATCACAGGGCCATTTTCTAGACATGATCTTTAGTTGCCTATATGGAGCATTTTCAGTCACATTGGGGCTTTTTCTGCTGATTCAGCACTGTGCAAAACGTGACGATGTGTGGCACCGTTGGTGGGCCTGTTGCCCCAACAAACCAAAGGTGGAGGTCAATGGAGAAGCGGCGGGGAACGCCACCCCCCCAACTCTAAGTCACAGCCATAATCCGTCCCATGGGCAGAACCAAATCCACTGCCAGATCGACTCATCTTGCCTGGGTAAACCTTTGCTTTCCCCACACCTACACTCCCCTTTGCCGCACTGCAAATTGGATACACTGCCCTCCACCCAGAACCACACGAGCACCTGCTGTGCCACCCTTCACAGTCCCTCCTCTTTGACGACCCTCCCGCAGACCCTCCCTGATGAACTGCCCAGACCAACCCTTCCCCTGCAAAGCTGCTTGAAGGACAGGTCTAAGTCTCGCTCCTTCAATCGACCTCGGCCCTGCCTCAGGGACTATTCTTACCACATGACCTCCACCAGCATGGACGGCAGTGTGCACAGCTCCCACCTGGACAGCCCCCACAGTGTGCAGCTGGACAACCCTCTCACCTGCCACATGTCCCACATGGATACTCAACTCTCTTGTCACAGCCCCCACCTGGACAACCAGCTGCGCTGCCCCAGTCCCAGTCCCCACCTTGAGAACTTGGCCTCACACGGCCTTCACGATAGCCTCTCCTGCCATAGTGCACACTTGGACAGTCAGCTCTCCTGTCATAGACACATGTGCTGTGCCAAAGCAGACCCATTCTCGAGCATATGCTGCCATAAAGCTGACCCATTTGTCAGCCCTTGCCAGGCAGAGGATCCTGACACGGGTCTGCTGATGTACAGTTGCACAAAGATGGCCGATAAAGAGGATGAAACCATGCTGCACTTGGATATAACCCCTCCGAAGGTCACATTGTCATGCTCCCAGGCCACACTCAGCAGGAAAGGCACCCTCAGCCGGAGAGGGACACTGAGCCGGAACAATAGTCAGCAGGAGGACTATGTACTTACCTCTGATTCCACAGGTAACATTAGGACTGGACCTTGGAAAAACGAGACAACCGTGTAG